Proteins encoded within one genomic window of Marasmius oreades isolate 03SP1 chromosome 4, whole genome shotgun sequence:
- the RPS15 gene encoding ribosomal protein S15 (BUSCO:EOG092658SK), protein MADVTDPAVAAEMKKKRSFRTFSYRGVELDKLLDLSNEEFVDLVHARARRRFQRGLKRRPMGLIKKLRKAKKEAPPNEKPAVVKTHLRDMIIVPEMIGSVVGIYNGKVFNSVEIKPEMTGHYLAEFSVSYKPVKHGRPGIGATHSSRFIPLK, encoded by the exons ATG GCTGACGTTACCGACCCCGCTGTCGCCGCTGAGATGAAAAAGAAGAGGTCGTTCAGGACATTTTCCTATCGTGGCGTGGAACTGGACAAACTTTTGGATTTGAGCAATGAAGAG TTCGTTGACCTCGTACACGCCCGGGCTAGAAGACGTTTCCAGCGTGGTCTTAAGCGTCGCCCGATGGGTCTCATTAAGAAACTTCGCAAGGCTAAGAAGGAAGCACCTCCCAATGAAAAGCCTGCTGTCGTCAAGACACATCTACGAGATATGATAATCGTGCCGGAGATGATTGGGTCAGTAGTTGGCATCTACAATGGAAAG GTTTTCAATTCTGTCGAAATCAAACCTGAGATGACTGGTCATTATCTCGCGGAATTCTCTGTGTCGTACAAGCCAGTCAAGCACGGTCGTCCTGGT ATTGGTGCAACACACT CCTCCCGATT CATTCCTCTCAAGTAA
- the ALTA5 gene encoding 60S acidic ribosomal protein P2 encodes MKHIAAYLLLKIGGNESPSAKDIKKLLDVVGIAADDERLDKLISELSGKSIDEVISEGSSKLASVPSGGGAAAGAPAAGGAAASAGGAAEEKEEKKEEEKEESDDDMGFGLFD; translated from the exons ATGAAGCATATCGCTGCCTACCTGCTCCTGAAAATTGGAGGAAATGAATCTCCCTCAGCCAAGGACATCAAGAaacttctcgacgttgttgGTATCGCGGCCGATGATGAGAGACTTGACAAACTCATCTCCGAGTTATCGGGCAAGTCTATCGACGAAGTGATTTCTGAGGGATCTAGTAAGCTTGCTTCTGTTCCTTCTGGCGGAGGTGCTGCTGCTGGTGCTCCCGCTGCTGGTGGCGCTGCTGCTAGTGCTGGCGGTGCTGctgaggagaaggaagagaagaaagaagaggagaaa GAGGAGTCCGATGACGACATGGGCTTTGGTCTCTTCGATTAG
- a CDS encoding uncharacterized protein (BUSCO:EOG09265PWR), with product MSAQQSPGIQTLLEAETEAAKIVQQARQYRIQKLKDARTEASKEIEEYKKTKESEFKAFEASRAGTTSNAQAAIDKETEVRLEDIAESYTKNRDNVVKKLLDRVVLVKPELHRNLKKVEG from the exons ATG TCTGCACAACAATCCCCTGGAATTCAAACACTGTTAGAGGCCGAGACTGAGGCCGCGAAGATCGTACAACAAGCCCGTCAAT ATCGCATTCAGAAACTCAAGGATGCTCGTACTGAGGCCTCGAAAGAGATAGAAGAGTacaagaagacgaaggaatCCGAATTCAAAGCATTTGAAGCATCG CGTGCTGGGACAACTTCAAATGCTCAAGCTGCTATCGACAAGGAGACTGAAGTGAGGCTGGAAGATATTGCGGAGTCTTATACCAAGAACAGGGACAATGTGGTGAAGAAGTTGCTGGACAGAGTTGTACTTGTCAAACCAGAACTACACCGCAATCTGAAGAAAGTGGAAGGTTAG